A stretch of DNA from Halorubrum sp. BOL3-1:
AAGCCGGTAGAGTCTCTATTATTCGACATGCCTACCGACCCGGACGGCGCGGACGCTCCGGCGTTGATCTTCGACGGCGACTGCCCGTACTGCTCGGTCGCGGCGGTCGCGCTGCGCCGGCTCGACGGGGTCGCTGCGGTCCCGTGGAAGGCCGACCCGGTCGGGCCGTTCCTCGACGCGCAGTTCGGCTCGCGCCCGTTCGCCATGGTGTTCGTCGACCCCAGCGAGCACCGGGTGTACGCCGGCCGATCGGCCGCCGAGGAACTGGCGAACCGCGCCTGGACACCCGGGATCGTCGGCGGACTCGTACGCGACAACTACGACCGGATCGCCGGCGTCGTCGGCGCGCTGTCGGGCCGCGACCGCGACCCGGCGGACTTCCACGACACCTACCCGCTCGACGACGACGCGGGCGACATGGTGGCGTCGCTCCGGTCGGCCGCCGACGAGGCGCCGGCCGCGCTGTCGTGAGGGCGACGGCGACAATTCCGGCAGTCGGTGTCCCGGCGGTGATCGGTCGATGAGCGACGCCGACGGCGGCGGCTACACGCTCGTCGTCGACCTCGCTGGCGACGCGACGGTGTCGGCCGGCGCGCTCGGGGAGTGTCGCCTCCCGGCCGGCGCGTACGCTTACACGGGCAGCGCGCTCGGGTCAGGCGGCTTCTCACGGGTCGACAGACACCGCCGGACCGCGCGCGGCGACCACGACGTCCGCCACTGGCACGTCGACTACCTGCTCGGCCACCCGAAAGCGCGGATCGACCGCGTCGTCCGGAGCGTCGGCGTCGATGTCGAGTGCGCGGTCGCGGCGCGGCTGCCGACCGGCCCGGTCGACGGGTTCGGGGCCTCGGACTGCTGCTGCCCGAGTCACCTGGCCACCGGCGACGCATGCGGCGGTGCCAGCGACGACCCGGACGGCCGCGACCGCGTCGCCCGTGGCGCCCGCGGCACCCTCGACGACCTCGCGGAGCGCGCGCTGGCGGCACACGAGACGGCGGTCGCGGAGACCGACGACCCGGACGCGACCGTCGATGTCGTCGCCGGCTCGGGGGAGTAGGACGGTCCGATCGATACCCGTCAGAGGTCGTACCGCTCGACGACCTGTCGCAGCTGTTCCTCCCGACCGTCGAGGGCGTCGTCGCGGAGCGCTCGCTCGTCCTCGCTCGGGCAGTCCAACGCCGGGACCGGCGTCGGGCGACCCTCGTCGTCGAGCGCGACAAAGGTGAAGTAGGAGGTGGTCGTCCGGTGCGTCTCGTCCGTGCGGGGGTTCTCGGCCCGCACGTCGACTTTCACGTCGACACTCGTCCGACCGGTATTGAACACGTACCCCTCGATGATGGCGACCTCGCCCATCTCGATGGGGGCGATGAAGTCGACGTGGTCCATCGAGGCGGTGACCACCTGCCGGTTCGAAAAGCGCATGCCGGCGATGGCGCCGCAGATGTCCATCCAGTGCAACACGGCGCCGCCGAGCGCGCGGCCCAGGTTGTTCGTGTCGTTCGGCAGCAGCATCTCCGTCATCTCGGTGTGCGAGGAGGCGAGCGTGGCCGTCTCGTCCATGCCCGTCGTGAGAGGGCCGACGACTTGAACGGCCGGCCTCGGCGTTCCGGGGGTCGTCGGAGTTCGACGGGGACGGCGGACCGAGGTCTCAGCGCTCCTCGGACGGGTCGCCGTCGCCGCTGAACCGCACCGAGTCCGGGGGACGGCCCGCCTCGTCTATCACCTCGTCGGTCACGACGATCGGACAGTCGACGCGCACGGCCAGCGCGAGCGCGTCGGAGGGGCGCGCGTCGAAGACGAAGCGCTCCGGCTCGCCGTCGTCGTAGCGCTCGGCGTCGACCTTCGCGTAGAAGGTCCCGTCGCGGAGGTCGTCGACGCGGACGCGGTCGATGGCACCGGCGAACTCCGTGAGAATATCTACGAGGAGGTCGTGGGTAAGCGGTCGGTCGAACGGTTCGCCCTCCAGCGCCATCCCGATCGACTGGGCCTGGTCCCCGCTGACGAAGATCGGGACGTACTCGTCGCGCGCGGACAAGATTACCGCCGGGACATCGCCGCTCGGTGCCGACCCCGCCCCGACCCCGACGACCTCGGCTTCGTGTTCCATACGCGAACGTGGTGACGGCCGCTTGAATAGCTGTCCCACGCGCAACCTCGGTCCGGCGCGATCTACTTCGACGCGCGGTACCAGTACGCCCACGCGAGCGTGAACACGAGCGCGGCGCCGAGGAAGAAGACGATCCCCGGCTCGACGAGCGAGACCGCGTACTCCGCGAGCGGGTCGCCGACGAGTTCGATCACACCGTCGCTCGCGTCAGCGCCGGCGTCCGGCTCCGGGGTACTCTCGACGGTGGGGCCGTCGGCGCCGTCACCCCCGGCTCCGCCCTCGCCGTCAGTAGTGGCCGTCCCCGCGTCGTCGCCGCCGCCGGCACCCGGGCCCCCGCCCGCGAGGTACTCGCCGCGGAGCGACCCGACCGCGAGGAGCCGCTGGGCCGCGACCGCCGCG
This window harbors:
- a CDS encoding DUF393 domain-containing protein gives rise to the protein MPTDPDGADAPALIFDGDCPYCSVAAVALRRLDGVAAVPWKADPVGPFLDAQFGSRPFAMVFVDPSEHRVYAGRSAAEELANRAWTPGIVGGLVRDNYDRIAGVVGALSGRDRDPADFHDTYPLDDDAGDMVASLRSAADEAPAALS
- a CDS encoding DUF123 domain-containing protein; amino-acid sequence: MSDADGGGYTLVVDLAGDATVSAGALGECRLPAGAYAYTGSALGSGGFSRVDRHRRTARGDHDVRHWHVDYLLGHPKARIDRVVRSVGVDVECAVAARLPTGPVDGFGASDCCCPSHLATGDACGGASDDPDGRDRVARGARGTLDDLAERALAAHETAVAETDDPDATVDVVAGSGE
- a CDS encoding acyl-CoA thioesterase; translation: MDETATLASSHTEMTEMLLPNDTNNLGRALGGAVLHWMDICGAIAGMRFSNRQVVTASMDHVDFIAPIEMGEVAIIEGYVFNTGRTSVDVKVDVRAENPRTDETHRTTTSYFTFVALDDEGRPTPVPALDCPSEDERALRDDALDGREEQLRQVVERYDL
- a CDS encoding bifunctional nuclease family protein, whose protein sequence is MEHEAEVVGVGAGSAPSGDVPAVILSARDEYVPIFVSGDQAQSIGMALEGEPFDRPLTHDLLVDILTEFAGAIDRVRVDDLRDGTFYAKVDAERYDDGEPERFVFDARPSDALALAVRVDCPIVVTDEVIDEAGRPPDSVRFSGDGDPSEER